Genomic window (Arachis hypogaea cultivar Tifrunner chromosome 13, arahy.Tifrunner.gnm2.J5K5, whole genome shotgun sequence):
CTCGCAATATTTGACCCCAAATCACACTTTAAGGAGACTGATTCAGGCATGGAGTGAAGCAACTAATGCAGCTAGAGGCCACGGTGCTGATCATCAACAGATTCCAAATCCGCAGTTGGAGAAGGTGCAAGTTGAGAAGCTAGTGAAGGATCTTAAGGTTCCTCATAGGAATCAAAGAGCGCTGAAGAAGTTGCATGGTTTTGCCATGGAAAGTGAGAGGACTAGAACTTGCATGGCTGAAGCTGGTGTTGCTAATGCCATGGTTATGTTCATTAACCAGCGTTTCCAACAaggtaattaattcaataattaaatattattttactattcatattttcttaataattagatatgtatttttttttattttgttaattaaaaataatttaaatacataaattaattaataacaattatatttttatactatgtAAAAAGTGTTTAGTGTAATCCATGTAGTTAATGTTTGAATGAAGATAGAATTGACTGTGGTCAATATACACTACTTAATTTTGTacaaaattattcatatataatgTTCATAGTTTATTGTTAAAAAGGCACATTTATTAGTAATATTATAAAATCATATCATGCGTATTAGCAGaaagtatatataaataataaaaatgtttgataataaaaaatgattAGGCAAAAACAATCAATGCTTGCTTTAccgtataaataattatattttgcaCCGCTTCTTTAAAAGCTGGTTATATGTTAGCCAAAAAAATTGATAAACTTTATCTTAGCTTGATCTTGATTAACTAGGATTCAACAAGCTAATATAAGTCACCTCCATTTAATTTCATGATTTGCAATAAGAGTTTGTGCAAAACTTATCTTACCATATAGCATATAGCAATAAGTATATATaagaaattaatatttaaataattaatattagttaattttttataatttttttacatttttatttttaaaaaatttaagatttaaaattaaaatttaagatatataatttaagattttaaatttaaaaaatttggttaatgTTGATGGGAAAAAATTCACTTCTTAATCAAACTCATAGTACAATTGTTTGCGTATGATAAGTTAGGGTTAGAATTTAGAAAGGATGTCTAGCTAGCATTTACTTATTGAAAAtgtttagtaataaaaaaaattaattaaaaatagttataatttgtgataattaataaatattaaataagataaattcggactgttttttatttttttgtctttctagTATTACCGACTATTCTACGATACTAAGTTGTTCTTTGATTACAAAAATACAAGTGTATAATACAAAAGTTGAAATTATTTTAGGTAAGAGTAAGACAATGTGCCTAGAAGAAGCTCTAAGAATTCTTCATCTTACCTGGAATATACCATCAAGGACCAACATGAAGGCTCTTGTTGGAGAAAACTTGGACTTCATCAACTCTTTGACTTGGATTTTGGACCTTAACGTGCACAAAAACAACGTTAAGATAGTAAACGAAGCAATGCCTTTATTGAAGTTGACAATTCAAAACACAAATTCAACCATCTTAGGGAACTTGAACTTCCAATTCTTCAAGGGAATGGTGAGAGTATTGGGAAAAAGAACAATATCTCAACAAGCCCTAAAATCCACCTTGCAAATCCTCATAGAAACATGCCCTTTGGGTAGGAATCGAAAGAGCATTGTCGAGTCGGGTGCAGTTTCAGACCTAATCGAACTTGAACTCGAAAAACCGGAGAAAAACATTTCCGAACTTATATTCAACCTTCTAGCACATCTATGTTCATGTGCTGAAGGTAGAGAAATGTTTCTTAAACATGCCGCGGCAATAGCAATGGTTTCTAAAAGGATTCTTAGGGTTTCTTCCGCGACGGACGACCGGGCAATCCATATTTTATCGGTGATCGGAAAATATTCGGGATCAAAGGAGGTTGTTCTTGAGATGCTTAGGGTTGGTGCAGTGTCCAAGCTTTGCATGGTGATTCAAGCAGATTGTGCATCTTATTTGAAAGAGAAAGCA
Coding sequences:
- the LOC112737462 gene encoding E3 ubiquitin-protein ligase PUB23-like produces the protein MAETEIPEYFLCPISLEMMKEPVTAVTGITYERESIEQWLRKAKECVCPVTKQPLPRSSQYLTPNHTLRRLIQAWSEATNAARGHGADHQQIPNPQLEKVQVEKLVKDLKVPHRNQRALKKLHGFAMESERTRTCMAEAGVANAMVMFINQRFQQGKSKTMCLEEALRILHLTWNIPSRTNMKALVGENLDFINSLTWILDLNVHKNNVKIVNEAMPLLKLTIQNTNSTILGNLNFQFFKGMVRVLGKRTISQQALKSTLQILIETCPLGRNRKSIVESGAVSDLIELELEKPEKNISELIFNLLAHLCSCAEGREMFLKHAAAIAMVSKRILRVSSATDDRAIHILSVIGKYSGSKEVVLEMLRVGAVSKLCMVIQADCASYLKEKARGILRLHSKVWSDSPCIQLYLLTRYQR